In a single window of the Cupriavidus sp. P-10 genome:
- a CDS encoding CoA-binding protein, giving the protein MHPEMQPAIQAMLAMKTVAVVGLSDRPERASHEVAEFLQGHGFRIVPVNPRHAGERILGETCHASLQQAAEAMAASGARIEWVDIFRRAEDTPGVVDDAIAIGARGVWLQLGIVNDEAVRRAAAAGLLAVQDCCSKIELTRALAPR; this is encoded by the coding sequence ATGCACCCAGAGATGCAGCCCGCGATACAAGCCATGCTGGCGATGAAGACCGTGGCGGTGGTCGGCCTGTCCGACCGCCCCGAGCGAGCCAGCCATGAAGTGGCGGAATTCCTGCAAGGCCATGGTTTCCGTATCGTGCCAGTGAATCCCCGCCACGCCGGGGAGCGCATCCTTGGCGAGACCTGCCACGCCAGCCTGCAGCAAGCTGCCGAGGCAATGGCCGCCAGCGGAGCACGCATCGAATGGGTCGACATCTTCCGTCGTGCCGAGGACACGCCAGGTGTGGTCGACGACGCCATCGCCATCGGCGCGCGCGGGGTCTGGCTGCAGCTTGGCATCGTCAATGACGAAGCCGTGCGCCGCGCCGCCGCCGCCGGACTGCTGGCGGTCCAGGACTGCTGCAGCAAGATCGAGCTGACGCGCGCACTGGCGCCACGCTGA
- a CDS encoding primosomal protein N' — MADDSGALAISALSAVTAGDASAGDANGLPIVRVALDTPADDCFDYLATPDVAPGDLVVVPFGRRSLVGVAVERAAASDVPTDRLRAVAQRLDWMPPLPPDWIALAAFAARYYQRRLGEVMLPALPPALREPDGWPGLAQRARTDEYRLLPEHVDNLLAAVPPRARSVRALAQGLAERAATGTPLALAEARALCAAAPARLAEWQAAGWVEADRTARPLLPTAPAQPPSAAPALHNEQRAAVQAITDAQGFAPFLLHGVTGSGKTEVYLHAMQAVLERDPHAQVLMLVPEINLTPQLQARIAARFPHLPLAVLHSGLADQERSLQWLAAHRGEARIVLGTRMAVMASLPALSLIVVDEEHDTSYKQQEGLRYSARDLAVWRAKQRGIAIVLGSATPSMETWWRAGQGTYRKLVLRERAQADAALPVVRLVDLNHERQRQRALFEGLSVPLLEAIDARLARGEQSLLFLNRRGYAPVIACDSCGWLSGCPRCSAYLVLHRPERRLRCHHCGLESPVPHHCPDCGNVDIAPLGRGTQRIEEALASRFPQARIARIDADSTRRKGSAQAMFDEVHAGEVDILVGTQMVAKGHDFQRVTLVGIVHPDAAMFSHDFRAAEHLFASLMQVAGRAGRAGLPGEVLIQTRYPDTPALQALTRHDYDGFAASQLRERRQAGLPPFCFQVLVTTEHGELDRALQFLQVARRHAETCQLAAEVQLHDPVPMSMVRIANRERAQMLVEATSRPALQRFVAEWVQTFAEVGTEAKGVRWQLEIDPLRI; from the coding sequence ATGGCGGACGATAGCGGCGCACTCGCCATATCCGCCTTATCCGCCGTAACGGCCGGCGATGCCTCGGCCGGCGATGCCAACGGACTTCCGATCGTCCGCGTCGCCCTGGACACGCCCGCCGACGATTGCTTCGATTACCTGGCCACACCCGACGTCGCGCCCGGTGACCTGGTCGTGGTGCCGTTTGGCCGCCGCAGCCTGGTCGGCGTGGCAGTGGAGCGCGCCGCCGCCTCCGATGTGCCCACCGACCGACTGCGCGCGGTGGCCCAGCGCCTGGACTGGATGCCGCCGCTGCCGCCCGACTGGATCGCACTGGCCGCCTTTGCCGCACGCTACTACCAGCGCCGCCTCGGCGAAGTCATGCTGCCGGCGCTACCCCCGGCGTTGCGCGAGCCCGACGGCTGGCCGGGCCTGGCGCAGCGTGCCCGTACCGACGAATACCGCCTGTTGCCTGAGCATGTGGATAACCTGCTGGCCGCCGTCCCGCCGCGGGCCCGCAGCGTGCGGGCGCTGGCGCAGGGGCTCGCCGAACGTGCTGCTACCGGCACGCCACTGGCATTGGCCGAGGCGCGCGCGCTGTGCGCGGCAGCGCCGGCGCGGCTGGCCGAATGGCAGGCAGCCGGCTGGGTCGAAGCCGATCGTACCGCCCGGCCGCTGCTGCCGACCGCTCCGGCGCAGCCGCCGTCCGCGGCCCCCGCCTTGCACAACGAGCAGCGCGCCGCGGTGCAGGCCATCACTGACGCGCAGGGTTTTGCCCCGTTCCTGCTGCACGGGGTTACCGGCAGCGGCAAGACCGAGGTCTACCTGCATGCGATGCAGGCCGTGCTGGAACGCGACCCGCACGCCCAGGTGCTGATGCTCGTGCCCGAAATCAACCTGACCCCGCAGTTGCAGGCGCGCATTGCCGCGCGTTTCCCGCACCTGCCGCTGGCCGTGCTGCACAGCGGCCTGGCCGACCAGGAGCGCAGCCTGCAGTGGCTGGCCGCGCACCGCGGCGAGGCCCGCATCGTGCTGGGTACGCGCATGGCGGTGATGGCGTCGCTGCCGGCACTGTCATTGATCGTGGTCGACGAGGAGCACGATACCTCCTACAAGCAGCAGGAAGGGCTGCGCTACTCGGCGCGGGACCTGGCGGTATGGCGCGCCAAGCAGCGCGGCATTGCGATTGTGCTCGGTTCGGCCACGCCCTCGATGGAAACGTGGTGGCGGGCAGGGCAGGGCACTTACCGCAAGCTGGTGTTGCGCGAGCGCGCCCAGGCCGATGCTGCGCTGCCGGTGGTCCGGCTGGTCGATCTGAACCATGAGCGGCAACGCCAGCGCGCGTTGTTCGAGGGGCTGTCGGTGCCGCTGCTGGAAGCCATCGACGCCCGGCTGGCGCGCGGCGAGCAGAGCCTGCTGTTCCTGAACCGCCGCGGCTATGCGCCGGTGATCGCCTGCGACAGCTGCGGCTGGCTGTCCGGCTGCCCGCGCTGCTCGGCGTACCTGGTGCTGCACCGGCCGGAGCGCCGCCTGCGCTGCCACCACTGCGGCCTGGAGTCGCCCGTGCCGCACCACTGCCCGGATTGCGGCAATGTCGATATCGCGCCGCTTGGCCGCGGCACCCAGCGCATCGAGGAGGCGCTGGCGTCGCGTTTTCCCCAGGCCCGCATCGCCCGCATCGACGCGGATTCCACCCGGCGCAAGGGCAGCGCGCAGGCGATGTTCGACGAAGTCCACGCCGGCGAAGTCGACATCCTGGTGGGCACCCAGATGGTCGCCAAGGGCCATGACTTTCAGCGCGTGACGCTGGTGGGGATCGTGCACCCGGACGCAGCCATGTTCAGCCACGATTTCCGCGCTGCCGAGCACCTGTTCGCATCGCTGATGCAGGTGGCGGGGCGCGCTGGCCGCGCCGGGCTGCCGGGCGAGGTGCTGATCCAGACTCGCTACCCGGACACGCCGGCATTGCAGGCGCTCACGCGCCATGACTATGATGGATTCGCTGCCAGCCAGTTGCGCGAGCGGCGCCAGGCCGGGTTGCCCCCGTTCTGCTTCCAGGTGCTGGTCACGACCGAACATGGCGAGCTGGACAGGGCGCTGCAGTTCCTGCAGGTGGCGCGGCGGCATGCGGAAACGTGTCAGCTGGCGGCCGAGGTGCAACTGCACGATCCGGTGCCGATGTCGATGGTGCGCATCGCCAACCGTGAACGTGCCCAGATGCTGGTCGAGGCGACGTCAAGGCCGGCGCTGCAACGGTTCGTGGCCGAGTGGGTACAGACTTTCGCAGAGGTAGGAACGGAGGCGAAGGGGGTGCGCTGGCAGCTGGAAATCGATCCGCTCCGGATCTGA
- the putA gene encoding trifunctional transcriptional regulator/proline dehydrogenase/L-glutamate gamma-semialdehyde dehydrogenase, translating into MATTTLGVKLDDASRDRLKRVAQSIDRTPHWLIKQAIFTYLEQVERGHLPHETSAAGSADADGADASDLVPADGAPQPFLEFAQSIQPQSVLRAAITSAYRRPETDCVPVLLEQARLPQQQAEAAIKMAKTLAMRLREQKVGTGREGLVQGLIQEFSLSSQEGVALMCLAEALLRIPDKATRDALIRDKISGANWQSHLGQSPSLFVNAATWGLLLTGKLVATHTESGLTKALTRIIGKGGEPLIRKGVDMAMRLMGEQFVTGETISEALANARKYEAQGFRYSYDMLGEAAMTEDDAVRYLASYEQAIHAIGQASRGRGIYEGPGISIKLSALHPRYSRAQHERVIGELYDRLKSLTLLARQYDIGINIDAEEADRLEISLDLLERLCFEPELAGWNGIGFVVQGYQKRCPFVIDYLIDLARRSRHRLMIRLVKGAYWDSEIKRAQVEGLEGYPVYTRKVYTDVSYVACARKLLSVPDAIYPQFATHNAHTLSAIYQIAGHSYYPGQYEFQCLHGMGEPLYDQVVGPTADGKFNRPCRIYAPVGTHETLLAYLVRRLLENGANTSFVNRIADETISLDELVADPVAVVESMHRDEGGLGLPHPRIPSPRTLYGKSRPNSAGIDLANEHRLASLSSALLAGTSERHVAEPMLGAAPVADSPRAADALTTPVLNPADHRDVVGQVTEASQADVDAALQAAVNAAPIWQATPPDVRAAALERAADLMEAQMQSLMGIIMREAGKTFSNAIAEVREAVDFLRYYAAEIRRGFDNETHRPLGPVVCISPWNFPLAIFTGQVAAALAAGNPVLAKPAEQTPLIAAAAVKLLREAGVPAGAVQLLPGRGETVGAALVGDARVKGVMFTGSTEVARILQRNVAGRLDAAGRPIPLIAETGGQNAMIVDSSALAEQVVGDVVNSAFDSAGQRCSALRVLCLQEDVADRVLEMLKGAMQELTMANPDRLSTDVGPVIDEEARANIARHIDAMRAKGRRVHQADPNAAQGASCRNGTFVPPTLIELDSIEELKREVFGPVLHVVRFPRAALDTMVSQINGTNYGLTLGIHTRIDETISFIVSRAHVGNLYVNRNIVGAVVGVQPFGGEALSGTGPKAGGPLYLHRLLSVCPQDAVARSVRAADVTNHAETVGPDDEAVRAAEAFRNWAGTELPAVADACARFAEATPSGLAVTLAGPTGERNTYTLLPRERVLCLAAQEADLALQLGAVLTVGAHAVWPENPVARGLFARLPKGVQSRVRMVADWTAADIAIDAVLHHGDSDQLRTVCEQVAARPGPIIGVQGLAQGEPSVALDRLLIERSLSVNTAAAGGNASLMTIG; encoded by the coding sequence ATGGCCACCACCACTCTCGGCGTCAAGCTCGACGACGCCTCGCGCGATCGCCTCAAGCGTGTCGCCCAATCCATCGACCGCACGCCGCACTGGCTGATCAAGCAGGCCATCTTCACCTACCTGGAACAGGTCGAGCGCGGGCACCTGCCGCACGAAACCAGCGCCGCCGGTTCGGCCGACGCCGATGGTGCCGACGCCTCCGACCTGGTCCCGGCCGACGGCGCTCCGCAGCCGTTCCTGGAATTCGCGCAGAGCATCCAGCCACAATCGGTGCTGCGTGCCGCCATCACCTCCGCCTACCGCCGCCCCGAGACGGATTGCGTGCCGGTGCTGCTGGAACAGGCGCGCCTGCCGCAGCAGCAGGCCGAAGCCGCCATCAAGATGGCCAAGACGCTGGCCATGCGGCTGCGCGAGCAGAAGGTCGGCACCGGCCGTGAAGGCCTGGTGCAGGGCCTGATCCAGGAATTCTCGCTGTCGTCGCAGGAAGGCGTGGCGCTGATGTGCCTGGCCGAGGCGTTGCTGCGCATCCCCGACAAGGCCACCCGCGACGCGCTGATCCGCGACAAGATCAGCGGCGCCAACTGGCAGTCGCACCTGGGCCAGAGCCCGTCGCTGTTCGTCAACGCCGCCACCTGGGGCCTGCTGCTGACCGGCAAGCTGGTCGCCACGCATACTGAATCGGGCCTGACCAAGGCACTCACGCGCATTATCGGCAAGGGCGGCGAGCCGCTGATCCGCAAGGGCGTGGACATGGCGATGCGCCTGATGGGCGAGCAGTTCGTCACCGGCGAGACCATCTCCGAGGCGCTCGCCAACGCGCGCAAGTACGAGGCGCAGGGCTTCCGCTACTCCTACGACATGCTCGGCGAAGCGGCCATGACCGAGGACGATGCCGTGCGCTACCTGGCTTCGTACGAGCAGGCCATCCACGCCATCGGCCAGGCCTCGCGCGGCCGCGGCATCTATGAAGGCCCGGGCATCTCGATCAAGCTGTCGGCGCTGCATCCGCGCTACAGCCGCGCCCAGCACGAGCGCGTGATCGGCGAGCTGTACGATCGCCTGAAGTCGCTGACGCTGCTGGCGCGCCAGTACGATATCGGCATCAATATCGACGCCGAGGAAGCCGACCGGCTGGAAATCTCGCTCGACCTGCTCGAACGCCTGTGCTTCGAGCCCGAGCTGGCCGGCTGGAACGGCATTGGCTTCGTGGTGCAGGGCTACCAGAAGCGCTGCCCGTTCGTGATCGACTACCTGATCGACCTGGCCCGCCGCAGCCGCCACCGCCTGATGATCCGCCTGGTCAAGGGCGCGTACTGGGACAGCGAGATCAAGCGCGCCCAGGTGGAAGGGCTGGAGGGATATCCGGTCTACACGCGCAAGGTCTACACCGATGTGTCGTACGTGGCGTGCGCGCGCAAGCTGCTGTCGGTGCCGGACGCGATTTATCCACAGTTCGCGACGCACAACGCGCATACGCTGTCGGCCATCTACCAGATCGCCGGCCACAGCTACTACCCCGGCCAGTATGAGTTCCAGTGCCTGCACGGCATGGGCGAGCCGCTGTACGACCAGGTGGTGGGCCCGACCGCCGACGGCAAGTTCAACCGCCCGTGCCGCATCTACGCGCCGGTCGGCACGCATGAAACGCTGCTGGCCTACCTGGTGCGCCGCCTGCTGGAAAACGGCGCCAACACCTCGTTCGTGAACCGCATTGCCGACGAGACCATCTCGCTTGACGAGCTGGTGGCCGACCCGGTAGCCGTGGTCGAGTCCATGCACCGCGACGAAGGCGGGCTGGGCCTGCCGCATCCGCGCATCCCGTCGCCGCGCACGCTGTACGGCAAGAGCCGTCCCAATTCGGCCGGCATCGACCTGGCCAACGAGCACCGCCTGGCTTCGCTGTCGTCGGCCCTGCTGGCGGGCACCAGCGAGCGCCATGTCGCCGAGCCGATGCTGGGCGCTGCGCCGGTCGCCGATTCGCCGCGCGCGGCCGACGCACTCACCACGCCGGTGCTGAACCCCGCCGACCACCGCGACGTGGTCGGCCAGGTCACCGAAGCCAGCCAGGCCGACGTCGACGCCGCCCTGCAGGCCGCCGTCAATGCCGCGCCGATCTGGCAGGCCACGCCGCCGGACGTGCGCGCCGCCGCGCTGGAACGCGCCGCCGACCTGATGGAAGCCCAGATGCAATCGCTGATGGGCATCATCATGCGCGAGGCCGGCAAGACCTTCTCCAACGCCATCGCCGAAGTGCGCGAGGCGGTGGACTTCCTGCGCTACTACGCCGCCGAGATCCGCCGCGGCTTCGACAATGAGACCCACCGCCCGCTGGGCCCGGTAGTCTGCATCAGCCCGTGGAACTTCCCGCTGGCGATCTTCACCGGCCAGGTGGCCGCGGCGCTTGCCGCCGGCAACCCGGTGCTGGCCAAGCCTGCCGAGCAGACCCCGCTGATCGCCGCCGCCGCAGTAAAGCTGCTGCGCGAAGCCGGCGTGCCGGCCGGCGCGGTGCAGCTGCTGCCGGGCCGCGGCGAGACCGTCGGTGCCGCGCTGGTGGGCGATGCCCGCGTCAAGGGCGTGATGTTCACCGGCTCGACCGAGGTCGCACGCATCCTGCAACGCAATGTCGCCGGCCGCCTCGACGCCGCCGGCCGCCCGATCCCGCTGATCGCCGAGACCGGCGGCCAGAACGCGATGATCGTCGACTCCTCGGCGCTGGCCGAGCAGGTGGTCGGCGACGTGGTCAACTCCGCCTTCGACTCGGCCGGCCAGCGCTGCTCGGCGCTGCGCGTGCTGTGCCTGCAGGAAGACGTGGCCGACCGCGTGCTGGAAATGCTCAAGGGCGCGATGCAGGAACTGACCATGGCCAACCCGGATCGCCTGTCGACCGACGTCGGCCCGGTGATCGACGAAGAGGCGCGCGCAAACATCGCGCGCCATATCGACGCCATGCGCGCCAAGGGCCGCCGCGTCCACCAGGCCGATCCCAACGCCGCGCAGGGCGCCAGCTGCCGTAACGGCACCTTCGTGCCGCCGACGCTGATCGAGCTGGACAGCATCGAGGAACTGAAGCGCGAGGTGTTCGGCCCGGTGCTGCACGTGGTGCGCTTCCCGCGCGCGGCGCTCGACACCATGGTCAGCCAGATCAACGGCACGAACTACGGCCTGACGCTGGGCATCCATACCCGCATCGACGAGACTATCTCGTTTATCGTCAGCCGCGCCCATGTGGGCAACCTGTACGTGAACCGCAATATCGTCGGCGCGGTCGTGGGCGTGCAGCCGTTCGGCGGCGAGGCGCTCTCGGGCACCGGCCCCAAGGCGGGCGGCCCGCTGTACCTGCACCGGCTGCTGTCGGTGTGCCCGCAGGATGCGGTGGCACGCAGCGTGCGCGCGGCCGACGTGACGAACCACGCCGAGACGGTCGGCCCGGACGACGAGGCCGTGCGCGCCGCCGAAGCCTTCCGCAACTGGGCCGGCACCGAGCTGCCCGCGGTGGCGGACGCCTGCGCGCGCTTTGCCGAGGCGACGCCTTCGGGCCTGGCGGTCACGCTGGCCGGCCCCACCGGCGAGCGCAACACCTACACGCTCTTGCCGCGCGAACGCGTGCTGTGCCTGGCCGCGCAGGAAGCCGACCTGGCGCTGCAGCTGGGCGCCGTGCTGACCGTCGGCGCGCACGCCGTGTGGCCGGAAAACCCTGTTGCGCGAGGGCTGTTTGCCCGCCTGCCCAAGGGCGTACAATCGCGCGTCCGCATGGTGGCCGACTGGACTGCCGCGGACATCGCCATCGATGCGGTGCTGCACCACGGCGACTCCGACCAGCTGCGCACGGTGTGCGAGCAGGTGGCTGCGCGCCCCGGGCCGATAATCGGCGTGCAGGGCCTGGCCCAGGGCGAACCGAGCGTGGCGCTCGACCGCCTGCTGATCGAACGCTCGCTGTCGGTCAACACCGCGGCCGCGGGCGGCAATGCAAGTTTGATGACGATCGGCTGA
- the atpD gene encoding F0F1 ATP synthase subunit beta: MSIGNIVQCIGAVVDIEFPRDAMPKVYDALVLEDSGETSFAEKGLTFEVQQQLGDGVVRTIALGSSDGLRRGMPVKNTEAPISVPVGQGTLGRIMDVLGRPIDEAGPIDSNERRAIHQKAPKFDELSPSTDLLETGIKVIDLICPFAKGGKVGLFGGAGVGKTVNMMELINNIAKQHSGLSVFAGVGERTREGNDFYHEMKDSNVLDKVAMVFGQMNEPPGNRLRVALSGLTMAEKFRDEGRDILFFVDNIYRYTLAGTEVSALLGRMPSAVGYQPTLAEEMGKLQERITSTKTGSITSIQAVYVPADDLTDPSPATTFLHLDSTLVLSRDIAALGIYPAVDPLDSTSRQMDPQVVGQEHYNVARAVQQTLQRYKELRDIIAILGMDELSPEDKMAVNRARKIQRFLSQPFHVAEVFTGSPGKYVPLKETIRGFKMLVDGECDHLPEQAFYMVGSIDEAFEKAKKLQ, translated from the coding sequence ATGAGTATCGGAAATATTGTGCAGTGCATTGGCGCCGTGGTGGACATCGAGTTCCCGCGCGACGCAATGCCGAAGGTGTACGACGCGCTGGTGCTGGAAGACAGCGGCGAAACGTCGTTCGCCGAAAAGGGCCTGACGTTCGAAGTCCAGCAGCAGCTGGGCGACGGCGTGGTCCGTACCATTGCCCTCGGTTCGTCGGACGGCCTGCGCCGCGGCATGCCGGTGAAGAACACCGAAGCGCCGATCTCGGTGCCGGTGGGTCAAGGCACGCTGGGCCGCATCATGGACGTGCTGGGTCGCCCCATTGACGAAGCTGGCCCGATCGATTCCAACGAGCGCCGCGCGATTCACCAGAAGGCCCCGAAGTTCGACGAACTGTCGCCTTCGACCGACCTGCTGGAAACCGGCATCAAGGTGATCGACCTGATCTGCCCGTTCGCCAAGGGCGGCAAGGTGGGCCTGTTCGGTGGTGCTGGCGTGGGCAAGACCGTCAACATGATGGAGCTCATCAACAACATCGCCAAGCAGCACAGCGGTCTGTCGGTGTTCGCCGGCGTGGGCGAGCGTACCCGTGAAGGGAACGACTTCTACCACGAAATGAAGGACTCGAACGTGCTCGACAAGGTGGCCATGGTGTTCGGCCAGATGAACGAGCCGCCGGGCAACCGTCTGCGCGTGGCACTTTCCGGCCTGACCATGGCCGAGAAGTTCCGCGACGAGGGCCGTGACATCCTGTTCTTCGTCGACAACATCTACCGCTACACGCTGGCCGGTACCGAAGTGTCGGCACTGCTGGGCCGTATGCCTTCCGCCGTGGGCTACCAGCCGACGCTGGCTGAAGAAATGGGCAAGCTGCAGGAGCGCATCACTTCGACCAAGACTGGCTCGATCACCTCGATCCAGGCCGTGTACGTGCCTGCGGATGACTTGACCGACCCGTCGCCGGCAACCACCTTCCTGCACCTGGACTCGACCCTGGTGCTGTCGCGTGACATCGCCGCTCTCGGTATCTATCCCGCTGTGGACCCGCTCGACTCGACCTCGCGTCAGATGGACCCGCAAGTGGTTGGCCAGGAGCACTACAACGTCGCACGCGCCGTGCAGCAGACCCTGCAGCGCTACAAGGAACTGCGCGACATCATCGCGATTCTGGGCATGGACGAACTGTCGCCGGAAGACAAGATGGCCGTGAACCGCGCGCGTAAGATCCAGCGTTTCCTGTCGCAGCCGTTCCACGTGGCCGAAGTGTTCACGGGTTCGCCGGGCAAGTACGTGCCGCTGAAGGAAACCATCCGTGGTTTCAAGATGCTGGTGGACGGCGAGTGCGATCACCTGCCCGAGCAGGCGTTCTACATGGTCGGCTCGATCGACGAAGCCTTCGAGAAGGCCAAGAAGCTCCAGTAA
- the hemE gene encoding uroporphyrinogen decarboxylase — translation MTALQNDTFLRALRRQPTEYTPLWLMRQAGRYLPEYNATRARAGSFLGLAKNPAYATEVTLQPLDRYPLDAAILFSDILTVPDAMGLGLSFAQGEGPRFAHPLRTEADVQKLAVPDMSSLQYVFDAVSEIRRALVQDGRQRVPLIGFSGSPWTLACYMVEGGGSDDFRTVKAMMYGRPDLMHRILEINAEAVSAYLNAQIEAGAQAVMIFDTWGGALADGMYQTFSLAYMRRVLAGLKREHAGQQVPAIVFTKGGGLWLEALADTGADAIGLDWTVNLAEARRRTGGRVALQGNIDPTVLFAPEAAIREQVRGVLDSYAAAGGSDGHVFNLGHGISQFTPPEHVTVLVDEVHAYSRKLRSAQK, via the coding sequence ATGACCGCACTGCAGAACGATACCTTCCTGCGCGCGCTGCGCCGCCAGCCCACCGAATACACGCCGCTGTGGCTGATGCGCCAGGCTGGCCGCTACCTGCCCGAGTACAACGCCACGCGCGCGCGCGCCGGCAGCTTCCTGGGCCTGGCCAAGAACCCGGCCTACGCCACTGAGGTGACCCTGCAGCCGCTGGACCGCTATCCGCTGGACGCGGCCATCCTGTTCTCCGACATCCTGACCGTGCCCGACGCGATGGGCCTGGGCCTGTCGTTCGCACAGGGCGAAGGCCCGCGCTTCGCGCATCCGCTGCGCACGGAAGCTGACGTGCAGAAGCTGGCCGTGCCAGACATGTCCTCGCTGCAGTACGTGTTCGACGCCGTCAGCGAGATCCGCCGGGCGCTGGTGCAGGACGGCCGCCAGCGCGTGCCGCTGATCGGTTTTTCGGGCAGCCCGTGGACGCTGGCGTGCTACATGGTCGAAGGTGGCGGCTCGGACGACTTCCGTACGGTCAAGGCGATGATGTACGGCCGCCCGGACCTGATGCACCGCATCCTGGAGATCAACGCCGAAGCCGTGTCGGCGTACCTGAACGCCCAGATCGAGGCGGGCGCGCAGGCGGTGATGATCTTCGATACCTGGGGCGGTGCGCTCGCCGACGGCATGTACCAGACGTTCTCGCTGGCCTATATGCGCCGCGTGCTGGCCGGACTGAAGCGCGAGCACGCCGGCCAGCAGGTGCCGGCGATCGTTTTCACCAAGGGCGGCGGGCTGTGGCTCGAGGCGCTGGCCGATACCGGGGCCGATGCGATCGGGCTGGACTGGACCGTCAACCTGGCCGAGGCGCGCCGCCGTACCGGCGGACGCGTGGCCCTGCAGGGCAATATCGACCCCACGGTGCTGTTCGCGCCCGAGGCCGCGATCCGCGAGCAGGTGCGCGGCGTGCTGGACAGCTACGCGGCGGCTGGCGGCAGCGACGGCCATGTGTTCAACCTTGGCCATGGCATCTCGCAGTTCACGCCGCCCGAGCATGTCACCGTGCTGGTCGACGAAGTGCACGCCTACAGCCGCAAGCTGCGCAGCGCGCAGAAGTGA
- a CDS encoding F0F1 ATP synthase subunit epsilon: MATILVDVVSAEASIFSGQAKFVALPGESGELGILPGHTPLITRIQPGAVRIEKEDGSEEFVFVAGGILEVQPKHVTVLADTAIRGGDLDEAKAQEAKRAAEELMQNQSSDLDLARAQSELAVAAAQLAAIARLRRKK, encoded by the coding sequence ATGGCAACCATTCTTGTAGACGTCGTCAGCGCGGAAGCGTCGATCTTCTCCGGCCAGGCGAAGTTCGTGGCGCTGCCGGGCGAGTCGGGTGAGCTGGGCATCCTGCCGGGCCACACGCCGCTGATCACGCGCATCCAGCCGGGTGCGGTGCGCATCGAGAAGGAAGACGGCAGCGAAGAGTTCGTGTTCGTTGCCGGCGGCATTCTCGAAGTGCAGCCCAAGCACGTTACCGTGCTGGCCGACACCGCCATCCGCGGTGGCGACCTGGACGAAGCCAAGGCCCAGGAAGCCAAGCGTGCAGCCGAAGAGCTGATGCAGAACCAGAGCAGCGATCTCGACCTGGCACGTGCCCAGAGCGAGCTCGCCGTGGCGGCTGCGCAGCTAGCTGCCATCGCCCGCCTGCGTCGTAAGAAGTAA
- a CDS encoding alpha/beta hydrolase: protein MAIDPELHAYYRRLAERYAGVPAPADVTAHRARFAEIAATSLLPDPESIAVHDLAIPLAGRTLGARLFRPQGEVPPRLIVYFHGGGWVIGSSQTHHTVAALLAADTGCAVASVDYRLAPEHPFPAPCEDAVEAAAWLAGQRQALGLAPGFLALAGDSAGGHLAAQAAQQLNGGNAVRVDAQLLIYPVTAPVLATESYRAFADGPGLTRDEMAWFWTQFIGADALAQGAAHADPRVHLMAAPPVRPPATVILVAAHDVLRDDGLAYADFLVRHDAPVITIEASGMTHGFARLQPEAERAREWMRRAAGAFRDLLDDA, encoded by the coding sequence ATGGCCATCGATCCCGAACTGCATGCCTATTACCGCCGCCTGGCCGAGCGCTATGCCGGCGTGCCGGCGCCCGCCGATGTCACCGCCCACCGGGCACGCTTTGCCGAGATCGCGGCAACTTCTCTGCTGCCGGACCCGGAAAGCATCGCCGTGCATGACCTGGCGATCCCGCTGGCAGGACGCACACTTGGTGCGCGGCTGTTCCGGCCGCAGGGCGAAGTCCCGCCGCGGCTGATCGTGTACTTCCATGGCGGCGGCTGGGTCATCGGCTCGTCGCAGACCCATCACACCGTAGCGGCGTTGCTCGCCGCGGATACCGGCTGCGCGGTGGCCAGCGTCGACTACCGGCTGGCGCCCGAGCATCCGTTCCCGGCGCCTTGCGAAGATGCCGTGGAAGCGGCGGCGTGGCTGGCAGGCCAGCGCCAGGCGCTGGGCCTGGCACCGGGTTTCCTCGCGCTGGCCGGTGACAGCGCGGGCGGCCACCTGGCGGCGCAGGCTGCACAGCAGCTCAACGGCGGCAACGCGGTGCGGGTCGATGCCCAACTGCTGATCTACCCGGTCACCGCGCCGGTACTGGCGACGGAAAGCTACCGCGCCTTTGCCGACGGCCCCGGCCTGACGCGCGACGAAATGGCCTGGTTCTGGACCCAGTTCATCGGCGCCGACGCCCTCGCGCAAGGTGCGGCGCATGCCGACCCGCGCGTCCACCTGATGGCGGCGCCGCCAGTACGGCCGCCCGCGACGGTGATCCTGGTCGCGGCCCACGACGTGCTGCGAGACGACGGCCTGGCCTACGCCGACTTCCTGGTCCGCCACGACGCCCCGGTAATCACCATCGAGGCAAGCGGCATGACCCACGGCTTTGCCCGGCTACAGCCTGAAGCCGAGCGCGCGCGCGAGTGGATGCGGCGTGCCGCCGGTGCCTTTCGCGACCTGCTCGACGACGCCTGA